In Terriglobales bacterium, a single window of DNA contains:
- a CDS encoding PspC domain-containing protein, whose product MYCNYCGKIIQDDARLCAYCGKGVAASVARRQLLRSRKDRKVAGVCAGLAEYLVMDVTLLRVLTVCLAIVWFPIVIAYIVMWVVVPEEPEVVTTAVSVQVPHQT is encoded by the coding sequence ATGTATTGCAACTACTGCGGCAAGATCATCCAGGACGACGCGAGACTCTGTGCCTACTGCGGCAAGGGAGTGGCCGCGAGCGTGGCTCGGCGGCAGCTGCTGCGCTCGCGCAAGGACCGCAAGGTCGCGGGCGTATGCGCCGGCCTGGCCGAGTATCTCGTCATGGACGTGACCCTGCTGCGCGTGCTGACCGTGTGCCTCGCGATCGTCTGGTTCCCCATCGTGATCGCGTATATCGTGATGTGGGTCGTGGTCCCGGAAGAACCGGAAGTCGTCACGACAGCGGTGAGCGTGCAAGTCCCGCACCAAACCTGA